GCGGTATTTCTACAGAcataaaaatgtgaatttttggcTAGAGCTAGCCAGCGGATGACTGGCCGTACCTTCGTATCGCGTGTAACTCTCAGATCAGGAGGAAAGTTTGTGGGTCTGTGGCGCCACGCTAGCGTGAACGTCCGTCTACTGAGGCGGGTATGCGGCTCTGTCGCagtgaaaacaacaaaagaaatGAACCCTTTCGTCGCCTCAACATTCTGTCTACTTTGACAAATCTAAGTTTTCCTTGTtggtctgtgaggttgaccttGTTACTCCAAAATTTGAATAAATCTTGGTCTTCTATTAGTAAAGTATCGGAAAAAAACACCACACGATTTAGTCTGGCTAATTTGTGTATACTCGTATGCTGAAGTTGCACACTTGAATGATCTAACATATGATTGATCAAAACTAGCTCACTATTGAGAGAAAGCTATAATAATAACAACACAATTCCTCCTCCTCCTTGAGCTTGTGTGCCGTTAAAGAGTACTTCAGTCTCGAGTCCTAATAAGTGAAACGGGCAgaaatcattatttaaaatcACAGTTTGATACCcgagtatttattttattcataacGAGGACTTTAATCCTGAGTACATTGTGTCAGACGGAGTAGCTATTGTCCTTTCACACTCCTCTGTCACCGTGAACGTCAACTCGACCGTAACTGGCCAATCGGCGCGCGGCATTGAGGGGGTGGGCGGGGCCTATCTGAGTTGATGTATGTATTGCTGTGTTTAGAGTCTGTCTGTTGATTTAACTGTAGGGTTATGACTGACGGTAATCGTAGTTAAATAGTGAGTTGGAGAGAGTGCGAGCACATGATCACGGCTTCCCCTGTATTATCTCTAAATTACCTTTAATCGTTTGTAAAGGAGTCTATTGGGTCCCTGACAGGAAACTACAGTACTAGATCGATGTGTGATTGATATACTTAATTTTTTATCAACTTGAAAACATTTACAGACAATATTTCTAATGCTGCTTTGATTTTGTGTTGAAAGAAGGTCTCACGCCTAATAACGGACTTAACAAACTGCAATTCTGGATTTTCAAGTTCAACAACCCTACAACCTGAAAATGTTGAATGTTGGTGGTGTGGACGGTCTTGAACAGGACATGTCCGGGAAATCAGCTTTTATGGAGCTACAACAACAGGCGGGTATGCCCCCTGGGATGGGGCACCCGGCATACCCCATCCGATCATCTTATCAACATCATCATGGTGGCCAGCACGGTGACAGCGTCTTCAGTAACTCCCAAGGCCGTCCTCTGTACCCCTTCCACATGAATACCATGTCCCCCTCATCCTATCAGCCCCCTGCCGCCCACCCTTTCCCCATGCCACCGTACCAGAGCCCTTCACCGACAAGAGAAGGTAAGTCTTCATAttagtaattatttttaatttctacaTTATTTTGTCCCGTAATTATCCTATTATACATTGATCTGCATAAGTTAATTAGCTAATTAGGCTTATTACCACTGAACAGGTTCACGATgcatttataataaatacaagACTTCACAATCACGTATCATAATCCGCGCCAATCCGTCATAATCCCTTTATAGTATTCCGTTAGATTATTATAACACTGATGTGAACTCTCCGTTTACTTAATGGCGATGTTGTTTAAAGGTTCATCAGGTGTTTTCTTATCTATTGTAATCCTTTCTTTCCTTCTGCTTTAAACTCGTGGCGTTTTATTTAAGGCTACCCATCCGATAGATAGGGGACTTTAGTTTTTAACCCTTACCATTGAAAGACGGGCACTAAGTCCTTTGTCCCCCTCCTCTCAGCTACAATAATTTAACACTGGTCCGTATGACTGTATCGTTTACTATGTTTACTTCGTGTGACAACAAAAAGCCACATTTAGAAGGGACTTCTAGTTCAGATCTCGTCCCAGATAAAATGTTTTCCTTGCCTTTAAGTGAATACCAAGTTTTTACCTATTTCAACAAAGATTAGATCGTATAAGAATTCACCCTTGGGTCGTTCGTGTACTAAACTTTCAAGTAAAATTTTCACCATCTTTTACAACTATACGATGTATATGTTCTGCATATTTTCCGCAAAATACAATCGTCAAAACGTACAGTATAAAttatgtgattttatttttataacatgTTGACCCGCTAATGTACCCTGTCTGAATAATATGATCTTACCCATCGCTGTTCCGGGTAGTAAATTTACAATTCACGCGATGCTTATTtgaaatatagaataatttcaTATCTCGTTGATTAACTTGAAGTTGACAACAAATATTCATAGGATATTACTTTATAAACGGAAACACCAAacttttctaaaaaaaaaaaaacaacaacaaaaaaacaacccaCGTTATTTGATTAGTTGCCAGgctattatattttatatataaggGATTGTGTGAGATATACTGAGACTTCCCTGCTCTGTAAAACTTAACTCAAATTTCATACAGTAATACAAACACCGTGAAATTCTGACATGTTGACAGCCAAACGTCTGCGTGAGGTTGAAACGATCAGCGAACACATTTATAGAAACGTCGTACATACTGAATCCAGTATCGGGTGATCCCACACAAAAAAGTCGCCATCCTTTCTACGGAAATTCCTTTTTATtgagtaaaattaaataaatcacaTACGGATTCTAAGCACTACCCGAGTAAAAAGATAAGTTGGTTGGTAAATTATTACGATAAAGCTAAACATTTCCCTTATGATAAATGACATGTAATATAAAGATTAGCATTAAAGTCGTTTCAAAATGCATAATAAACAGagcaattattttttaaactatCAACAGGCTGATTTTCCCTTAGATCCATTTTAAATAGATTTATGTGTTTTTTCAAAGTGCTGGTAAAATGTGACAACACAAACAAAGCCTACCTCGTGTAGTTCTATATTGTTTCTAATTTATCtattaaatattaatgattttacaGCTTTCTGTGTTTGCTCCATTTCACTCCGATATCACTAATTCATTACGTGAATAGCTAATCGGTATTAATAGACATTTAAAACTAATACTATCTGCACCAAAACCTTCCataaatatttgtatgaaaacgcatgataaatattgtttaaaacgGTTGCCGAAACACTTAGATAATTCAATTTAGACAAAAAACATTCAAATAACAGTATGAAATACAAGTTgaaaattctaatatttttacaatgttcaatgcatttgaaataattatcagaaatgtcaaaaacaatttttgaagttttctaGAGGCAATGCCTATCACAATAGTATCTTATTATATTCGATACcatgtaaaatatgtttcttGAGATGTCATAGCTGTGTTGGAATATTTGTATACTTTAAGAAAGAAAGTAATCCCTATCCTTAAATGTAACTTAAACAATCAACTAATTTTTCATCATATTATATCCAATtaataagtaaaaaaatatatttcattagtCAAAGagataataaaattattcttaTCCCAATATATTAATAGTattctaattaattaaataaagatttatttaaaatcaGTTCGTTTTGATTCTTATTGCATTCATTAATTTTCAACTCAAATAGCAACAAATAAGATAgttgatgttttgtatataatattataattgaataataggaaggaggacaatgatattgttataaggaatatgatatttttgtaaaatagtttctatattttttatcagtttCCCCCATTTATCATCATAACTGTAGTTTTTATATGTGTTgtacattttgtttataattaagTTTTTTCCCCAGGTGATTTGAGAGATCCCCGACCCACCATCAAACTGTTGCCATCTCCCGGCTGTCTCCATGTTGTCCCACTACATGTTGTATACCTATATCTAATCCtacttttttcttttctcttgtCAGATTTTTACGGCGATATGGTGTcattgtacattacagataagTCACAAATGGAGGAACTGAGAATTAACGGGAAAGGAAAGAAGATGAGGAAGCCGAGGACCATATACTCTAGCCTTCAGCTGCAGCAGCTGAACAGGCGATTCCAAAGGACGCAGTATCTAGCTTTACCGGAGAGGGCAGAACTAGCAGCCTCTTTAGGTCTTACACAGACACAGGTAAGACCCTTAATACTTAATACACTTCTACTAACATTTGAGTTCCTTTTTATTAAAACGTTTTTCATTATAGTATTGCAAAATGTCCGATCTCAACAATCCCCACGAAGTTGCACCTATAATTTctagtttttgttatttttattatccttacatttttgtattgttctgttattTTCAGTACGCAATCGTTTAGGTTACTAAAGCAGTCTGATTAAATTGGAAATCAATAATACATTACCAATTAATAAATAGTATAATTTTAAAGAAGTTGCCGTCTTCATTGGTATATGTACAAAGTAATTAAAATCATAGTTAAAAATGGttaaatatatgataattaatgATACCGATTCTATTAGATTACTGTTCAATTTTCTATCCGGTAGTGGTCATAATGTGTATCTATAATCTTTGagaaattttgttcaaatattccTTTCAAACCGTCGCTTAAAAGAAAATCTTTTGATGCGCAATTCTTTGTActcaaagaaaagaaatatttccGCAATGTACACAAAACTcacttaaaattttaaataaaggAATATTCTTTTGAAATGATTTCCTTCTCAATATTATGTAAAGTGTAAAATCGACTCAATAAAAATTCTCTGTGGAGATATTTGAAGAGATCTGTGCTGTGATATGAGGGATAATATAAATCGAATAAATGACATTCGTTAAATGAAATGTCTAAATTGTATAAGATATTGAttaaataacataaacaatagaaaacaaTTATCATTAATGACAAAGTTAATTACATCAGAAAGTTAAAATGCTGTTCCTTTTAATAAAACGTTCTCCCAATATCTTACCGCTCCAACACAATTACAAAAATCTCGGAATCAGCAGGATAAGCCAGTGTGCGAAACGCAACAAAATTGATCGTTCCACAGAAATTCCCCCAGGGCACATTCCGAATTTTAAATTAACTTATAAAACGGAGAAATCTCATTGGTTCTTTTGTCGCCGTTATCCAAGTTGGGAGCATTTTATAATACAAGCCACACTTTTAAAGTAACCTCTGGTATACAGGTTGAAATATATTCcagaataaatattattaatccAGTTTAAATACACACGGTAAATATCCAATACATTTTGGTAAACTTTTTAGATGTTTTCCTTTTTTACACGTATCTGATCCgtaatatttgaaaatgaaagataACACAACCGATGCACAATTCCATTAAACAAAAAATTCCAAACATCCAAGAAATATGCACAGGTAGATAGAAAGGTGCTATGGGAATATAGTCCGCTTAGAGCCCGCGTGTGGTATCCATACCGTGCACCGTTCCCGATGCAGGTTTGGACTAGGCCCCAACTCTTTATATCTTACACTAAAATTGGCCAATTTACCTCAGAACGCTTATTTTCAACAGGCAGCCAATACTTAGCATTTTCGATTACACCAAAACTATTACTTTTGTCAACAGCAAAATTTTGCTTGATTATATGCAATTTTCCACAATGCCAAGGCTTAAAATTTCGTAATAGGGCCTGATTActtgttttaacatttcataGTTAATTTATTTGACAAGAGACCGGGCTACGGGACCTAAAAGAGGGGGTATTTACTGTGGAATCGAGACAAATAACGGTTTATCCTACAATACAGGCATTGATTTTTGCAGAAAATTGGGAGGTTTTTAGTAATGATAGGGAATTTGGGCAAATTAAGtgttattttcattcattttatcgAATATCGGTTTTTCAGATGTGATTTCACGGAATCAATGTTAGCGGAAGCTAGTGCATGGCTCTATAAGGACTACCAGTGTTTATCGATTGTAATACCTCGTGTGTTATTGATTAGGAAATTAGAAATAATTCGCCATTTTTGTAGAATTATCTTCGCAGTTATATCACTCTACCATACATTACGTGGTCCACATAACACGTGATTACCATCAGGCGCCGGGTCCTCGATCCGGAGGTCGGCTCTAATATTATAGCACACTCAGTGATGGAGAGGCTGTGCTGGGATTTTGACGTATCAATCCTTTCTAGTCTCTGATTTGTTTTAGAATAACTTACGTGGCAGAAGACTTTAGGGTCGGGCTGTATGACAGGTTAAATACTCGTCTTTATATTTCCCATCCCATGATTGACAATCTCTAGCAAACACTGCCACAGTATAGTTTGGTTTAGATTATTCATATTTGTTTAACAGAATACTCCAAATGCAACAAGAACTTTTGACAAAGTTATTTTAGATTTCcggatatatagatataattctAAACTGCAAAACTTGCctctttatttaaataaaaacaattttcttttaataagCATAGATTGAAGATGCTATAAATAGTTCGTTTGTTTAGGGATTCTTCAAATTTACACACCCCTTCATATATCCCGGGTCACCTTAAAGTCTTTTCTGCTTGttacaataaaatgtgtttCTGAATTCTATTGTCCGTCTATTGACATCGACATTATACTGAGGGGGCAGACTGTAGATTCCGGACAATTCGAC
This genomic window from Argopecten irradians isolate NY chromosome 4, Ai_NY, whole genome shotgun sequence contains:
- the LOC138321151 gene encoding homeobox protein Dlx6a-like — its product is MLNVGGVDGLEQDMSGKSAFMELQQQAGMPPGMGHPAYPIRSSYQHHHGGQHGDSVFSNSQGRPLYPFHMNTMSPSSYQPPAAHPFPMPPYQSPSPTREDKSQMEELRINGKGKKMRKPRTIYSSLQLQQLNRRFQRTQYLALPERAELAASLGLTQTQVKIWFQNRRSKYKKVMKSPVNPGQVNPSSGQPQGPAPVTTSPTAHPPQQSSPPAPRHPPQTPTPHAHPASQQNGQSHNGQPSSVMLSPPSSSVSPQPTWTEMDAVNNQTSTNSYMAMSSMSAMSTGMPASAMSHYHSWYAQPPMNQQSCLT